The nucleotide window CAGCCCCCCCGGGGAGTAACGGGAACACAATCCACGACCGCATCCATCCAGGTAAGCTGGGTCGTCGCGTCACCCACGGTGACAAGCCCGTTTTCGAGAAGCGCCGCAGGGGCTGCGCTTCCATCCCGGTACCGGGACAGGATGTCCTTCATGACTGGCCAGAAAAACCTTTTGATAAGCCCCATATCGCCGGAGGCCTCCACAAGTTCCTGAAGGCACCAGAAATACCAGAGCGACCCGTCGGCCGAATTATAGGCGTTTTCCCCGGAGCGGTCAGACAGGCAGTTCGGTATCAGGCCATTTCTCCGAAGGCGCGCCATGGCCTTCAGAATCTCAATGCCTTCACGGATCATTCCCCGGCGGAAGGTCAGGCCGGGAAGACTGATAAGGGTGTCACGGCCCCACACGTAGAACCAGTGATACCCGGCTATGACCGATGGTGTCCCGGCAGCGTCTTTCACCAGGTAAGAGTCCGCCGCTTTGCCGAGGCAAGCCGGGAGATGGTTCCGGTCCCCGGCGCGTTCTTCCCGGGACCGCCGCCTGCGCCGGCGGCGCTGAATCTCCCGGGTCCACAGTCGCCCGGAGTCCTCCACCTCGTCCAGGGAAAAGGAAAGTATTCTGGAGGTTCCCGGTTCCATCCCGCACTCCAGGATAGCGGGCATCAGGAGGTCTTCACGGAAAGGAAACCCCCGCTTCATCTCCAGGAGATACTCGAAGTTCCGGTACCAGAAGGCCCCCGGCATAACCCTCATCGCTCCCCCGGTTCCCACGTGCAGCCCGGGCATGGCGGCATAGGGCGCGATGGAAAATCCCCTGTCGGACATCTCCAGTTCGGTTCGGAAGAAGGGATTCTCCTTCGACAGCTCGTGAATCCCCCTGAAGGCCAGCAACGGCTTGACCCTCAGAAGGATCGGTCCGGAACCGCTCCCGTATCGATACCGGACCAGCAGCGTGTTCATGCCCCGGAGAAGCAGGATCTCCTTCTCCATACCGACGGCACCCGCCCGGTACAAGAATCTCGGGTGGCTGTCCATTGAAAAACGAGCGAAGGCCTTGAGTTCCCCGGGAACCAGCACCAGGGGATACTGGTGCATCGAAAGACTGATTTCCTTTCCGCCTGTGATGATTGAATCTTCGAGCTTCGAGAGGAGGACACACCGGCCGCCTGACCCGGGCAGACGGCAGACGAGAAGGCCGTGATATTTCCTCGTGTTGCAGTTGAGAATCGTGCTGGACGCGTATCCGCCGCGGCCGTCGGTCTCGATCCATTCCTTCGACAGCGCACTGTCCAGGGTCAGTCCCCGCATGGTGAGTTCCATCGCTGAAGGCCTCTCTCGCGCGTCCGGGTCCGGAGGGCCGTGATCCGGCCCCTGCCCGTGAGCCTTTTACGCCAGAATACTCCGAAGACACCCGTTTCGCAAGACCGACCGGAAGAATCCGCCCTGTACGAGCCTGGAGGAAGATGGTCCCGTCACTCGACGATTTCCAGGACCGCCTTGCGGTTCGACCGCGATGAAACGGCATTCAAAATGGTCCGCATTGATTTCACCGTCTGCCCCTGTTTCCCGATAATCCGCCCCCGGTCTTCCTTGGCTACCGTCAATTCATAAACGGACACATTCTCTCCGGCCATTTCCGAAATCTCCACCAGTTTCGGGTTACTCACCAGCGCCTTCACCATTGTCCTGATCAGATCTGTCATGACACAACCTCCTTGTGTATTCAGAATTGATGGTTCCGTAAAAAGTCCAAATTTTCCAAAAGAAGCTTTGTAACGCATTGGAAATATTGGGCTCGATTTTCAAAATTCGCTATTTTTCGACTTCTGCGTACCATGAGGAGCAAGTATGTGACATCATTAAGTACACAATTCCGGAGATGGGAGCAGCGTTGCCTTAAAAGTCAGGAAAGCGTCTGATAGAGGGCGGCTTAGTAAAGAGCTCCCCGAGGCACGGCGCGCACATCCTGAGGAATGAGGCGTACTGTGCGGTACTCCGGAGGCGAGCCGG belongs to Syntrophales bacterium and includes:
- a CDS encoding amylo-alpha-1,6-glucosidase, which produces MELTMRGLTLDSALSKEWIETDGRGGYASSTILNCNTRKYHGLLVCRLPGSGGRCVLLSKLEDSIITGGKEISLSMHQYPLVLVPGELKAFARFSMDSHPRFLYRAGAVGMEKEILLLRGMNTLLVRYRYGSGSGPILLRVKPLLAFRGIHELSKENPFFRTELEMSDRGFSIAPYAAMPGLHVGTGGAMRVMPGAFWYRNFEYLLEMKRGFPFREDLLMPAILECGMEPGTSRILSFSLDEVEDSGRLWTREIQRRRRRRRSREERAGDRNHLPACLGKAADSYLVKDAAGTPSVIAGYHWFYVWGRDTLISLPGLTFRRGMIREGIEILKAMARLRRNGLIPNCLSDRSGENAYNSADGSLWYFWCLQELVEASGDMGLIKRFFWPVMKDILSRYRDGSAAPAALLENGLVTVGDATTQLTWMDAVVDCVPVTPRGGCPVEINALWFNALSFMRDVSRALDMDPGFDAASLIEKTRKSFNDLFWIPGGNYLADVCNTTDGSRDESVRPNQIFAVSLPCSPLEDRERARQVVAKVTDELLTPCGLRTLSPRDPRYRGRYEGDAASRDRAYHQGTVWPWLLGHYGEALLKTAENKAAARKTLRTILSQFEGHLQDAGLGHVSEVFDGDEPHRPSGCIAQAWSVAELIRLSRLVQSRRTRASRGVS
- a CDS encoding KH domain-containing protein, whose product is MTDLIRTMVKALVSNPKLVEISEMAGENVSVYELTVAKEDRGRIIGKQGQTVKSMRTILNAVSSRSNRKAVLEIVE